DNA sequence from the Cellulophaga sp. HaHaR_3_176 genome:
CGAAGTCTGGCATAAGCTTCCATTTCTTTTTTAGCTTCCGTATTATTAGTTTCAGTAGCTAAATCTTTTAATGTGTTTTCAAAAATAAAGTCAGATACAGAATTATAATTATAAGCTACAGCGTAATCCCATAAATTTTTATAAACATCATATCTGAAATTTGCATCAGTCCCATTCAGATAATAAGCTATTTTTTTAGCGTTTTTAATAATTTCTTTTTGTGTGTTTTCTTTCGATAACGTTTCTAAAGGCAAAGCTGTAAATACATAGTTTGCAACTTTATCTCTCAAATAGCTTGAACTTATTAAAGTAGCATCTTTAAAATCTGTTGTATTAAAATAATTTTCTTTTTTGTGTAAAACGTATTCTTCAACAGACTCTACTTTATTCGGTATGTAAGGCTGGTTAGAGGTAATAAAACTATGAGCTAATAACCCTTCCGATTTTATTTCATATTCCTTTTGAAGATTTTTCATCTTCTCTGTTATTTTCAAAAAAGCAGACGAATTGCTACTTCCTTTTTGATAAAAGCCAATAATTTCTTTCTCTAATAAACTTAGTTTATAAAGGTGTTCGGTAAGTATTATGTTTTCTGTAGATGTTACAAAAGAAGCACCTTGATCAGAATTAAAGTTGAAAACAATATCTTCTTTTCCATTATACAACACATCAAAATTATATTCTTCTTGTGGTACAGCGTAAACTAGTCTATAAGATCCAGGTAGAGCATCGGCAGGTAAGTTTAAAGTGAATTTACCTTTGTCAATTTTTGTATCAGCTACATAAACTTGCGAACCAGGTTTTATTCTATAGGCAATTAACCAGGTATAATCTTCTGCAGGCGAAAATGTACCCGAAATAGTATGTTGTGCACTTAAATTTATAGTTAATAAGGTGATAAAAAGTAAAAGAATATGTTTCATGTTTTATGTTTTACAAAAATCACTCCAATAATTAATTTGAAGCTAATTTAGTTTCTTTTTCAAAAGGCTGCATTGCTAAATAGGCACTATCGGTAGATCTTATGTTTTCAAAAACCAATAATAATCTTAAGCCATTTCTGGTTTGTTTTTCTTTAATTTTACAAAGCTTTGGGTGCGATTGTACAAATTGTAAAACCTTCGTGAAATTAGTGCTTTGATAAAATTCAGACTGTTGATCAGATATAAAATACCCTATCATTTTGCCCTGCTTCATTACAATTTTTTCTAGTCCAATACTATTTGCAATCCATTTGATGCGAACAGAATTTAGCAAATCTTCTACTTCAATAGGTAATTCACCAAAACGATCGGTTAAATCAGCTTCAAATTTCTTTAAACCGTCTTCATCTTTAATTAGGTTAAGTTCTGTATATAAATTTAATCGCTCTGTAATATTGTTTACATAATCATCAGGAAAAAGTATTTCGAAGTCGGCATCTATTTGAGTTTCTTTTACAAAAACCTTCTCATGTTTATGGCCTTCTATTTCTTCATATAAATCTTTAAATTCATTTTCCTTAAGCTCATCAACAGCTTCAGCTAATATTTTTTGGTAAGCATCAAACCCAACATCATTAATAAAGCCGCTCTGTTCTCCCCCAAGGATATCACCCGCGCCACGTATTTCTAAATCTTTCATGGCAATATTGAAACCGCTACCTAACTCAGTAAATTGCTCTAAAGCTTCAATACGTTTTCTAGCATCAGATGTCATTACATCATGAGGCGGAGTAATAAAGTAACAGAAGGCTTTTTTGTTACTTCGACCAACTCTACCACGCATTTGGTGTAAATCACTCAAACCAAAGTTATTCGCATTATTTATAAAAATGGTATTTGCATTTGATACATCTAACCCACTTTCAATAATAGTTGTAGAGACAAGAACATCAAACTCTCCGTTAATAAAGGTAAGCATAAGAGTTTCTAATTTTTTACCTTCCATTTGGCCGTGACCAATGCCAATTTTAGCATCTGGTACTAATCGCTGAATTAAACCCGCTACTTCTTTAATATTTTCTACTCGGTTATGAATAAAAAATACTTGACCACCACGCTGTATTTCATAATTAACAGCATCTCTAATTGTTTCTTCTGAAAAGCGAATAACTTCACTTTGTATTGGGTATCGGTTTGGTGGTGCGGTGTTAATAACAGATAAATCACGAGCAGCCATCAAACTAAATTGTAGCGTTCTTGGTATAGGTGTAGCTGTTAATGTTAAAACATCTACATTTTCTTTAATAGATTTTAATTTGTCTTTTACTGCAACTCCGAATTTTTGTTCTTCATCTACAATTAATAAACCTAAGTCTTTAAATTTCACGTTTTTATTTACCAATTGGTGTGTGCCAATAATAATATCAACGTTGCCAGACTCTAAACGTTCTAAAGTATCTTTTTTCTCTTTAGCTGTTCTAAATCTGTTTAAATAATCAACATTTACAGGCATATCTTTTAAACGCTCTCTAAATGTTCTACTATGTTGAAAAGCAAGAATAGTTGTGGGTACTAAAACGGCTACTTGTTTTCCGTTAGCAACTGCTTTGAAGGCAGCTCTGATGGCAACTTCTGTTTTTCCGAAACCTACATCACCACAAATTAAACGATCCATGGGGCGTTCGCTCTCCATGTCACGCTTAATATCTTCAGTAGCTTTACTTTGATCGGGAGTATCTTCGTAAATAAAAGAAGCTTCAAGTTCATGCTGCATATATCCATCAGGCGCATATTGAAAACCTTTTTGAAGTCTCCTTTTTGCGTAAACCTGTATTAAATCGAAAGCAATTTTCTTAACTCTAGATTTTGCTTTGTCTTTTACTTTTTTCCAAGCACCAGAACCTAATTTGTATATTTTCGGTGGCGTACCATCTTTGCCATTGAATTTTGAAATTTTATGTAGTGAGTGTATGCTTACATATAGTATATCACGCTCACCGTATACCAATTTAATAGCTTCTTGTTTTTTACCTTCAACATCAATTTTTTGTAATCCTCCAAATTTTCCAACACCATGGTCCATATGGGTAACATAATCACCAACTTCTAAACGGTTAAGTTCTTTTAGCGTAATGGCTTGTTTTTTAGAATAACCATTCTTTAAATGAAACTTATGATAGCGTTCAAATATTTGATGATCTGTAAAACAGGTTAATTTTAAATCAACATCAATAAATCCTTGGTGTAAATTAAAAACAATGGTTTTGTAATGTACTTTTTCGCCAACCTCATCAAAAATGTCATGAAAACGTTGCGCTTGCTGTTCTGTAGAACAAAATATATAATTCGTAAAACCAGCTTTATGCTGCTCATTTAATGTTTCAATTAATAAGTCGAATTTTTTATTAAAGGAAGGTTGAGGTCTTGTATTGAAATCAAGCTTAACAAGATCATCTTTTGTTCCTGAATTGCCAGAATAAATTAAATTGAAATCGTTTAATTCTTTCTTAAATAATTCAGCATCTACAAATAACGCTTTAGGCTCAGCATGTTTAATTTCGCTAGATAGTTTTGAAAAAGCTTCTTTAGCTTTTTCAAAAAAGGAATCTAACCTGTCTAAGAGTAATTCTAAATCACTACTGTAAATTACGGTGTTAGATGCTATATATTTTAAAAAGCTTTCTCTAGATTCATCTAAAAATTTATTTTCAACATTAGGTATAATGGTGATTTTATTTATTTTATCGAGAGATAGTTGTGTTTCTACATCAAAAGTTCTAATACTTTCTACTTCATCACCAAAAAATTCTAAACGGTAAGGTTCGTCATTAGAAAAAGAGAATACATCTACGATACCACCACGAACAGAAAATTCTCCTGGCTCCGTGACAAAATCTACCCGTTTAAATTTATATTCGAATAGCACTTCGTTTAAAAAATCGAGAGATAAAGAATCTTCAATTTTTATTTTTAGAG
Encoded proteins:
- a CDS encoding TlpA disulfide reductase family protein, with product MKHILLLFITLLTINLSAQHTISGTFSPAEDYTWLIAYRIKPGSQVYVADTKIDKGKFTLNLPADALPGSYRLVYAVPQEEYNFDVLYNGKEDIVFNFNSDQGASFVTSTENIILTEHLYKLSLLEKEIIGFYQKGSSNSSAFLKITEKMKNLQKEYEIKSEGLLAHSFITSNQPYIPNKVESVEEYVLHKKENYFNTTDFKDATLISSSYLRDKVANYVFTALPLETLSKENTQKEIIKNAKKIAYYLNGTDANFRYDVYKNLWDYAVAYNYNSVSDFIFENTLKDLATETNNTEAKKEMEAYARLRLGVLAPELTWKNGSDLKKLSTLKDATNYVLIFWSSTCGHCLKELPALHKELKNNAAIKIIAVGLEDDTVNWKLETKKLEGFEHAISLGKWDSEYADLYDIHSTPTYYILDKDKRIIAKPEDDKAVVEFLEKIY
- the mfd gene encoding transcription-repair coupling factor — encoded protein: MYDYICRKVIKLSQNIIQQLFSQSPQSQKLQSSISNFEKNNGKVALKGLIGSSLSFVLTDAFKASEKPFLLIFNDKEHAAYHLNDLEQLIGEKDVLFYPGSYRRPYQIEETDNANVLLRAEVLNRINSRKKPAVIVTYPDALFEKVVTRKELDKNTLKIKIEDSLSLDFLNEVLFEYKFKRVDFVTEPGEFSVRGGIVDVFSFSNDEPYRLEFFGDEVESIRTFDVETQLSLDKINKITIIPNVENKFLDESRESFLKYIASNTVIYSSDLELLLDRLDSFFEKAKEAFSKLSSEIKHAEPKALFVDAELFKKELNDFNLIYSGNSGTKDDLVKLDFNTRPQPSFNKKFDLLIETLNEQHKAGFTNYIFCSTEQQAQRFHDIFDEVGEKVHYKTIVFNLHQGFIDVDLKLTCFTDHQIFERYHKFHLKNGYSKKQAITLKELNRLEVGDYVTHMDHGVGKFGGLQKIDVEGKKQEAIKLVYGERDILYVSIHSLHKISKFNGKDGTPPKIYKLGSGAWKKVKDKAKSRVKKIAFDLIQVYAKRRLQKGFQYAPDGYMQHELEASFIYEDTPDQSKATEDIKRDMESERPMDRLICGDVGFGKTEVAIRAAFKAVANGKQVAVLVPTTILAFQHSRTFRERLKDMPVNVDYLNRFRTAKEKKDTLERLESGNVDIIIGTHQLVNKNVKFKDLGLLIVDEEQKFGVAVKDKLKSIKENVDVLTLTATPIPRTLQFSLMAARDLSVINTAPPNRYPIQSEVIRFSEETIRDAVNYEIQRGGQVFFIHNRVENIKEVAGLIQRLVPDAKIGIGHGQMEGKKLETLMLTFINGEFDVLVSTTIIESGLDVSNANTIFINNANNFGLSDLHQMRGRVGRSNKKAFCYFITPPHDVMTSDARKRIEALEQFTELGSGFNIAMKDLEIRGAGDILGGEQSGFINDVGFDAYQKILAEAVDELKENEFKDLYEEIEGHKHEKVFVKETQIDADFEILFPDDYVNNITERLNLYTELNLIKDEDGLKKFEADLTDRFGELPIEVEDLLNSVRIKWIANSIGLEKIVMKQGKMIGYFISDQQSEFYQSTNFTKVLQFVQSHPKLCKIKEKQTRNGLRLLLVFENIRSTDSAYLAMQPFEKETKLASN